Within the Echinicola sp. 20G genome, the region TTGGGGCGGTATTTGGGGAGGCCAATTGCAAAAATGGAGAACTGGTGAATACCTATCAACAGGAGATAGCCCATATGATGATGAGCCCTCTGATGAAGAGCCAGCAATTTCACCTCGAGTAGCTATCTTAAAAGACAACATGTTGGAGTTTGGTGAAAGTCCAAGAAAAGTATTGATTCTTGACGAGTCTGGGGAGCCTATAAAGGCCGGAAATCATGATAAAAGGTTTTTTGAAGCCTCTTGGGTCCACAAAAATAATGGAACCTATTATTTCTCCTATTCCACTGGCGATACCCATAAAATAGTTTATGCTACCGGGGATAACCCTTATGGTCCATTTACTTACCGTGGAGTGATTCTTCATCCGGTTCAGGGCTGGACCAACCATCATTCCATTGTGAAATTTGAGGAGGAATGGTATTTATTTTACCATGATACACAGCTATCTGGAAAGAACTACCTAAGAAATATAAAAATGACCAAATTAGTTCATAATCCTGATGGTTCTATACAAGAAATCAAACCTTACACTTTAAAATAAATAGTAGTTTCATGATAAGGTGTTTGGTGATGGAAGTACGGTTCCAGTATGATAGAACCTTTATTGCTTAGTCAATTATAGTTAACATAGATACCCAAAGAATATGAAAACAGCGTTACTGACAGGAATTTTTACTGCGATGGGCTTAGTTATTAGTTCTTTGAGAGCTAGGGAAAAGGAAATGGTTGAGGAGGCTCCCATCGGTTTTGATATAGTGGTGGGTGGTCCCAGAGGTGAGATCAGGACAATGAAATACTTCTCCAATACAACAAATTCACTTCGAAAAGCATTGGTTTACACTCCCCCAGGTTATGATGAAAAGAAGAGCTACCCGGTTTTGTACTTATTACATGGTATTAGAGGTGATGAATATGCTTGGTTTATCAATGGCCAAGCTAACACTATCTTGGATAATTTGATCAATCAGGGGAAGGCCAAACCAATGATCCTTATTTTTCCCAATGGTCGAGCAATGAAAAATGACAGGCCTTTAGGCAATCTTTTTAAAGCAGATAAAATCAAGGGGTTTAAAAGGTTTGAAAAGGAATTGGTGGTTGACTTAATTAATGAGACGGAATCCAGGTTCGGTGTTTCTTCAAGAGCACAGGATCGAGCCATTGCTGGAGCCTGTATGGGAGCAGGACAATCCATGAATATTGCTTTGGGAAATCAGCATCTGTTTTCTTGGATTGGAGCTTTTAATTCAGCTCCAAACTTTGATTTAACCAATATAGATAAATCATCACCAGGAAATTTAAGAACAAATCCAATTTATATAAGCTGTGGAGAAAATGATAAAAGTAAAAGGATTTCAGATGCCATTAGTGAATATCTTTTAGTCAACCAAATTGAATATATATATAGTTTTAGAAAAGGAGGCTATGGTTATCAATCTTGGAAAAATGATCTTTATTGGTTTGCGCAACTTTTGTTTAAGTAATACATAAAATATTAAAGTCTGCATAATCTTGTAAGGTATATAATAAGGATTTAAGAATCCCTACAGGGTTTAATGGTTTTATAAAATGCTATAATTTATTTCATAATTTATAGGGGTTTACTAATCTAAAAAAGCCGGAAGGGATTCTTTTCCGGTTTTTTTTAATCTTCATTACGCCGTAGGGTCAAATGAAATATCTTCTATTGAGTTTGAAATAGTATATATAGTATGTTAGTTTATTGAGGTCAATTAAGGTTAACTAAAAAATTCAGATTATGGATAGCCAAATTTTTGGAGGGTTAAAAATTCTTAAAGAGAATGGTGTAAAAACTAGATGGTTTAACAGTAGATTTCAGCTAAATGAAGAAATAAATAAAGGAGAAGAAGAATTGTATTTCTCATTCCCTGAAAATTCAGGTGCACCTATTATTGAAGTTTACTTTTCCAAAGAGTCTTCCTTGCTAGTAGTTCAAAAGAATTCTAATGAGATCAAGGTATTATTTAAGCTAGTTAAAGGAAAGGATTTGGTTGATGTGAATTTTTCCATTTTACGGCTTATTGATGAAGCAGACAGAAAATTGGAAAAACCATTAAATGGAGTAATGGATTGGGAAAGGAAAGTGATTACAGAAATAATTGAATTTAATAAGGACAGCTAGAAGGCTGTCTTTTTTATTTTAAAGGAAGTGTCAATATTAAAATAGTACAATAAATATATAGGTATTTAGTGTGGGAACTTGAGTTTTATTCATCCATAAAATGGCCAAGAATTTTGGTGTCAAAATGAGAAATGTACAATTTAAATAAGTTGGATTTTTGAGGATATGATGGGAAGAAATTGGCGAATTTTGAGTAAAATTATAGAGACGAGAAAAATTTTTTTAAAGAAAAATAAACTTTGTGACTTATTTGTGAATAGAAAAATAAAACTCCTTGTAGACAGTTGTAAATCACTGGTTTGTAAGTGGTTAAGTGGGGCTGGCGGTACGTGGATCGAACTCTTTTTTGGATGAGATGGAAATAATAGAGAAGCTTGTGGTTTTGGGGGAGTTTGGAGAGGAGTCACTATAGTTTGTAAGTAAGTGGCTCTCCCTTTGCCCTATTTTTTGATAAGATTTTGGTTCTCCATTTCAGTGATAGTTTCGTAAGTTTTGGTGTTTTTCAATCCTAATAAGTTATCAGCCTCTTTCTTTGAGATTTTTCCTTTTTCAAGTAAATATATAGGGTGGCTCAGTTGGGCTCGAACTAAGTACCTTCTGATTAACAGTCTGATCTTGGCATCTTTTATGTTTATTGTTTATTTTTAAATCATTGTATTTCAGTGATTTAAATAAATTAAATCACTAGTTTATTTACGTATTTTAGTACTTAATTTTGTAGTTTTTTTGCAAATATTTTGCAAATTTTAAAAATGTATATGTCAGACAGTAAGAGAGTTAAATCAGAAAAGCAGGTTATTTTGTCTCTGGATTTAGATAATAGGCGAAAAAAATCCAATGGATTATACCCCTTAAAGATTCGAATTTATAATACCGCTACCCAAAAGAACAGGTACTATAGCACAGGGTATGATATGGATTTATTGACCTATAAGAAGGTTTTTGAATCTTCTAAGCCCAAAAGAAGGGAGCGAGAGATAAGGGAAGAAGTAGAAGCCCTTCTATTAGAATACAAGGCCATTGCTCAAGATATTGATGATTTTACCTTTGATACTTTTGAAGAAAAACTGTTTAAGCCTAAAGGGGAGTCTCAGGATATCTTTTATCAATATAAAATGAAAATTGAGGAACTGGACGCCCAGAAAAAGATTGGCACCAAGTCCAATTATAACTGCAGCTTAAAATCTATAAAGCAATTTTTATCAGAGAACAAGTCACGTGTGCCAAAGCGATTGTACTTTTCTGAAGTTACACCAAGGTTTCTAAAACGCTATGAACAATGGATGATCGATAAAGGAAATTCAAGATCAACCGTCGGCATTTATCTTAGACCATTAAGGCATCTTTTCAATATAGCAAAACCATCTAATTATCCATTCGGCAAAGATGGGTATAGCATCCCAAAAGGTAGAAACAAGAAAAAGGCTATCAATAAGGAGGGGCTAAAGATCCTATTTGAGACACCGCCTGAGAACGAGTTCCAAGAAAAAGCCAAGGACTTTTGGTTCTTCTCCTATCTCTGTAAAGGGATGAATATGAAGGATATTCTGTATTTAAAATGGAGCCAAGTCAAACCCAAATGTCTGGAATTTATCCGGGAAAAGACGAAAGATACTACTGATGCCCAAATTGTTATCCGTGTTCCACTATCAACAGTTTCTAAGCATGTGATCAATAAATATGGAAGTGAGCAAAAAGGCAAAGACGATTTTGTATTTCCTGTTCTCAATCATACTATGAACGAGGAAGAAAAATTTAAAGCCAAGCAAAATTTTACAAGGTTGATCAACCAGCATATGAGGCGGTTTGCCAATCATGCGGGTTTCGAATAGGAAATAAGTACCTATTGGGCCAGACACAGTTTTGCAACCATGGCAATCAGAAAAAATGCCTCTATTGAATATGTTGGAGAATCCTTAGGGCATTCCGATATTCGAACTACAAAATCATATATTGATAGTATTATGGACGAAGAAAGTGATCAGAAAATGATAGACGGGATGATGGATTTTGACTGATCTAGATTTCTACTATATATAGTGTTTTAGAAGGCCCACCTGAACTATTAAATAACACTGGAAAACAGCGATTTACGAAAAAAGGAGGAACAAATAGGGGACAGGTTCATTTTGGTTTTAAAGCTCCAAATTTATTTGAATCGTATTATTTAAAATCGTATCTAATTGCCAAATAAACCCATTTTTCGATTTGAATTTTTGAATAATCTTTTTTCTTTTTGATGCAAAAAGCAGAAAATCGACCTATTTGAAGGTGGACAAATTTTAGAAAACGAACCTTTGATTTAGAATTGAATTTATTTGCATGTTTTAGAATATAATTTCCACCTCGTATAATTCGTACAGTACGAGAGGGGTACGAGCCGTACGAGGTGTACGAATTTAGGCCTGTTCTTAGGGACTTCTTTTAAAGAAACTACCAAATAATTTTAGTTTAAAACAAAGGCCTCTATGTTCTTCATTTTTGTTAATATGATTATCCGCAATGATGCCAGTAAGGATAAATAGCAGCAATGATGAGTCTGTCAAATAGTTTTTGACCGAAATATCTTCTGTTGAGCTTATAACAAAACTCATCAAGATAGTTTTGCATCATTCTTTCACTTATCATATGGTATGTCTGCAGGTGTTTTTTTAAGTTACTAATAGCAATGTGTACCCATTTGAGGTTGAAGAGCCCCTTTTCGGTTCCCGAGATCTCCTTGACATGCACATCTATACAATCACTCAGGTCTGAGAAGGTGGTGCTCATATCTGTTTGAAGCACGGAGTTTGGATCAATAAATTCCTTGACCAAATTCTGGGCTGTTTTCGCCTCCAGGTTCTTTATCTTCTTCATCTTAAAATATCTACAGCTTTTGTCGGACTTGCCCGTTTCAAGGTCTTCCAAAACCGTTGATTCGGCCATTACGGACACAATCGACCGTTTTTGGCTGCCCCTGCCTCTTTTGAGTTTGCGTGGGTTTTTCGTTGCTTTGCCCACAAAGGCCTCGTCATACTCCACCATGTCCGCAAGACTGTAAAGATCATCGCGTTTCCCCATGACCTTGCGGAGTTTATGGTACATCCTGAAAACCGGTTCATATCGTTTCTGGCCCAACAGTCTTTGCAGTTCCAAAGCGCTGAACCCCTTCTTGGTGGCTGTGAGGAAGGTCATGGCCAACAACCAGGTCCTTATCGGAAGGTTGCTGCATTCCATGACAGTACCGCTTTTGATACTTGTTCGGAAGCTGCAGCAAGAACATTGAAAGGACTTCTTGTTTGCCAACCAATAATGCTTGGTAACTTTGCATCTTTTGCAGATGATACCTGCTTGGCTCCTTTTATGCATAATAAACTCGATACAGGAAGATTCGTCAGGAAACCGATTGATGAAGTTGATAATGTTCATGGTCAAAACCGTTTGTCTTGACCTAATTTATTGAGAGTAATAACTCAACTGAAGCAATTGACACCAACTGTCAATATTAATTTATTTGGCTACTGGTGCTATTGCGGATATACATAATAGATTAAATCATTTATCTTTAAAAGATATAATAGTAGGCTAAACCTTCAAATTTATGGTCGATTTTCAGATTATTTTGAAATAGGCAAAACTCTTACTACCCACTATTATTTGTCAGATATTCAACTTCGCTAATTTCTTTTTTTGCTATGCTCAATCGAGAAATACAGGATTGTTTCCCAATTTCACACCGGAACTTTCCTCATCAATTATTCACTTCACCTCAACGATGATTCTTTTGTAACTAGTTAATTTTGGTGAGCCATTATCAGTCACTTCGCAGATGATATGGGTGGTCTTGCCGGAGGAATCACTTGGAAGATCAATTTTAATATGATTGGAGTCACTATTCTGGATCTTTATCTCACCTTTATAAGTACTTGCCTCAGGGATAATCCACCATTTGAAACTCAGTTCATCGCCTTCTGGATCGTAAGATCTGGATGCATCTAAATTTATAGTTTGGCGTTTCTTTGCCTTCACTCTTAGCAACTCTATGCCCTCCATTTTATTTATTACCACAATTGGGTTGCGGTTTCCTTTCCCTTCACTTGCCCAGTCCATTCTGGCAGCGAAATTGTTATAGATTGCAGGGTAGAAGTAGCTTTCGTATTTCCTGGATATATCAACTTCCGGTGCTTGAAAGTTAGTAAAAGCTTGTGTTTCCTGATCTTCACTAATTCCCTTTTCGAAATATCCTCCCCAACCTACTTGGGAAGGAACCATTGGGTCGTTCAAACCATTTGGCATCAGATGTAAAAAAGCAGGTGTATCACCTTCTACGCCGTATTTATATTTGGGATAGACTTTACCCAGATTTCCATGAGACTGTATATCCACTTCATATTTTTCCCAATTACTTTTACCTGTTCCATTCTGATATTTCCAAGCAGATTCATCCCAGATAAAGAGTAAATCATCAGAAAACTCCCTTCTCATCCATTGGTGTGAGCTAATCGCAAAATCAGTTTTTTGATCTCTATCCTGATCGGTGATCGCATAGGTTGGGATTTTTTGAAGAAATGTCCTCAGTTCTGATTCTGATCTTGTTTGCTGCACTTTCCAGATAGCTTGGGCTAAGGTATTTCCTCCACCCCAAACAGTAATCCAAAGAGGGCGCTGATCCGACTCATCTGCAAGTTCGATGATCAATTCACTTCCTTCTGAATTGTTGTCCGCTCCAATAAATTGCTGACCTCGGTTTTTGCTGCCAAATACAGTAATGCTTCGCAAATAGTCCGGACTTGGCCAGTAACCTATGCTTTGATTTGATTCATCGGCAAGAAAGCCTTGTTGATTTGATCGCTTCATCAAGTTTGGAAGATCCTTTTCATAAGCGTCTATTGCATCATGGATCAAGTCCATGAAATCATCCCGGGTTTTATCGAGACTCCAACCTGTAGTGAAAATCAAGCCCTCGATTTCATATAAATCTGCGTGGACAAGCAATCTGACTAAAGATTCACTATCATCGGTTTCCCAAGTGGAAACATCCGTCAATACAACAATTCTCGGCTTTGGTATAGCTTTCTTTTGATCTTGCTGGGCAAAAGCATAGCAGGAAATAATAGACGCAAAGAAAAGAGCGAGAATTGATTTTTTCATTAAACTAAGGGTATGACTCAACGAGCTAAGGCGCATTATAAATAATTTTGGGGTTTGATTTATATGGTCCGGATTTTTTACTTGATTGAATTCAAATAATCCTCCAACATGGTAAAACCTCCTTTAATAAGATTTCTATCAGCAGGATCTGAAGGATTAAGACCATTTGCTATTTCCCATTGATCTGGCATCCCATCATGATCGGAGTCTTTAGGAGCCGGTAAACTCTTGAGTTCAGGCCATCCTCCTACATCGTTTTGGGAATCAATGATTCCTGATTTCTTTAAAGGATCGATCAAGGAGTGATCCTTTTTATAAGTTGCTCCTTCATACGTCGTAGATCCTCCTTTTGTCTCGTTGACAATCCTGATATCCACTTCATCTCGTTTTGGCAGGATAGCGCCGGCGTTTGCTAATACCAATTCAAAAGCTTCTTCGGCCTTTTGTTGGTTTATGGGCATGGCATCCCACGGTTCATTTAGCTTCACAAATTTTAAGTTTTCTTCCCCTCCTTGAGGCTGCACTCCGCCTTCCCAATTGTTGGCAGTCACTTTCTCATTGCCCATCATGACATTCTCAGCAATATACCATTTTCCAAAATCACTCGTAGTATCCCGCATATTAGGGTTGGCAAGTCTATATCGAACTTCTCCCGTCTCGGTAGCGGGCCCTGGTTTATAGTAGTTTGCGACCATATTGATCGTCGAAAATGCATACTTCGGATTATTTACCTGTTGGTTTTCTCCTCCATAAGTGCTGTTGTATCCCCAGTTATAGACCACATTATTTCTATAATCTGTAAAGCCAGACCCTGATGCCATTCTAGGGTTACGACTACCATGATGAGCGAAAAGATTATGGTGATAGCTACCGTAGTTGGATCCCCAAATTCCACCAAAACCATGAGCTCCTTTGATATGGTTGGAATCATGCATGCTCTCCGAAATTATACTCCATTGTACAGTAATACTGTCGCAATGGTATATGGACATAGTTTCATCCACACTCCAGCTTGCAGAAATATGGTCTAAAATAATGTGTTTGGTATATCTACTTGAAACAGCATCTGTGTCCTCTCCGGATTCGTTACCGAGTCTTACTCTTATATACCGAATGATCACATGATCGGCATCGATCATCAGAGGAAATTTTTTGAGGCAAACCCCATCTCCAGGAGCTGTTTGACCAGCTATGGTGATATAGGGATTTTTGATTCGAAGTGGACTTTCCAATTCTATCGTGCCTGAAACTCTAAAGACGATTGTTCTGGGTCCATTAGCATCAACCGCAGCTCTCAAGCTCCCTTCACCGCTATCATTCAAATTTGTAACTTCATAAACCGCTCCTCCACGGCCACCTTTGGAAAATTTCCCATAGCCTTCTGCTGTAGGAAAGGCTAGTTGCTGAGATAATGCTGAGGTAAAAGCTAACACGCTTAATACCGCTAGTAAAATGGTAGTTTTCATTTGTTGGGTCTAATGTTAATTTCTTGATTTGAACTAGTTAGGATTATTTCGTTAGCCATTTCCACCTTTCTGCCCAGTCCGTTAAAAACTCCTTCCTGAATTTTGAGATGGTCTTGGCGCCTTGCTGATCTTCGATAAAAAGAGCTTTATCTACTTTGTCACTATACCAATTTGCACCTACTTGGTAATCATCTGATGAAGTTTTTCCCGGCCAAGGAAAAGTGCTGATGTAATTTCCTTCCAAACCGTCCAATTCAGCTATAGCGCTACTGGATTTATAATACCCTTTTTCGGGTTTTTTAGATGAATATTTAATTCCATAAATACCATTACCTAAATAATATCCAGGCCAAGTCTGATTTTGAATTTCCATTTCGAACACGACAGAATCCTCGCGAATCTTCAGTTCAGGCCCTTCAAATCTCCACTCAATAGTTCCATAGGCTGCCACAGTATCTTCTAATGAACTTCCTCCTAGAAATACATTTCTTGAACTGCGATTGATCTTTTCAAAACTTCCACCCCAGCTTTTTCCGGTAGGTTCGTTTGGGTCACCGTTCATAAGATAAACCAGTGAAGGAGTGTCGCCCATTTTGATATTTCCATCATAATACTTGATAAAATCCTGGCCCATGGCTCCTCGACCATCAATGTAGTTTTTGTAAAAGGCGTCTCCTTTTAGATCCTCTGGCGAATCCTCATCCATAAACCATCCTCTGTAGGTGGAATTTGCCTCTATCATCCAAAGGTCAGGATGATATTCAGCTATATAGGAATAGGCATTGATACTCCACTTTTTATTGGGGCCGCCTATCCAATACACTCTGATATTTTCTTTGATTTCGGGAGCATCATGAAGTGCCTGTGCAAGATCTTCAATCCCTCCCCAAACAAGTACCCATAGCGGTTGCTCACTTTCTTTTTTTGCACATTTTATAATCCATTCTGAACCTTCCGTAGGAGTAGTATAACCTCTAAAAGGTGCGGCATCTTTTCCCCCTTGCTTGGTAATGGATCTTAGGGATATTGGAGTTGGAAATTCTGGAGAATGTCTTTGGAGTTGAGTATAATCTATTTCATATAGATCTATCATATTCTGAAAATCCTTGGTGCTGCCTTCTCCATAAGGTGATGAAATCAAGCCTTCGATCTGGAATTGATCTGCATACATCAATAGGTGAATCATCGATTGAAAATCATCGGGATCTGTTCCACCTATATCTGAGCTGATCAATACCCTTGGCCTAAGAACTTTTTTCTCATGCTCCTTGCAGCCAAATAAGGAAGCAAAAAACAGGATCACTATTAAACCTGATATACTTCGACTTTTCAATTTCATTCTTTGGGTTTACCTATTGACTCTTTGGTTGATATTTTAACCTAACTCATGAAATGTAAAATTATTCTCGTATTTACAGAAAAACTACCTACATTTCTGTACAAACCTATCAAAATCCTAGATGATAAATACTTTCGATGAAAGCCGAAATGAGTTTAAACCTTATGGATTGACTTGTGAGCTATGGTCTCCAAGCATAATGAGAAAGCCTGATAGGCACAATGAAATTGAAATAAACTATTTCCCGGAAATTGGCATTACTTATCTTATTCAAGGAAATAAAGTAGTTGTTCCACCTAAAAAACTGACTGTTTTTTGGGGGCTTATTCCCCATCAAATTATTGATTTCACTAATGATAAGCCATATTACGTCTGCACGGTACCATTCTCACTTTTTTTGGAATGGAAGCTTTCTGTTCCTTTTGTGGATAAGCTGCTGAAAGGTGACGTGCTATTTGAAGCTTCAAAGGAGCGTTCGAAGTACGATGAGTATCTTTTCAAAAACTGGCTGGCAGATATCAATGTAAATGAAGCTGCAGAAGTTGCGTTGCTCGAAATACATGCAAGATTGAGAAGAATGTCTATAGGCAATTTCTCCTCTGAAAAAAAGGAATACACATCACTTCAATCCAATGAAATCAGTCAGGTTGAACGGATTGCTATTTTTATTGCTCAAAATTATTCGGATCCTATCAAAGTATCTTCAATTGGTCAGGCTGTGGGTTTGCATCCTGACCATGCTAATTCGATTTTCAAGAGGACATTTGGAAGTACGCTAAGCGAATACATCACCGAGGAAAGAATCTCTCATGCGCAGAGGAAGTTGGTAGCGACAGACAAAAGCATCACAGATATCGCTTTTGATTGTGGTTTCAATTCTATCAGTCGCTTTAATGCAGCTTTTCTGAAAATCAATGGGTGTACACCAAGAGAATTTAGGAAGAGGTATTTATTGAACAGATAACAATAAATCTTCCTATTAAAAAAAAAGTAAGATGGGGACAAATAGATGAACAGGTTTAATTTGCTTTTACAATTTTAAATTGATTTGATACTCTTGATTTTGAACTTCTTCAATGTGGTTTTAAACTCCGCATAATCTTTTTTTGTATTTCTCTTTTTTTAAACGATCTTTTTCCAAGTAACTCCTTAGTCTCCAAATCTGATCTAGGCGGAAGAAGAGGTAGATTGTTATTAGCTTGATATTTATTGAAGTCGTTCATAACGAGAGTAACTTTTACACTTGAGTTTTATTCGGAGGTAAAAACACTGATTATTTACCCTTGTTTTGACATGAAAGGTAAGTTTTACTCTTGTTTTTGGTAACCGCAACACAGGCTCCAATACTTGTTTATGAATCTGGATGTTTTGGTAAAACACTGTCAGGTTTTTGATTGCAACAATGTTTCTCAAAGCTTATTGATCAATGGACGCTTAAAAATATTGATGAGTTTTCATTTTGAAAACTCATCTTAGCCATTTTGTCTCACTTGCTTCAAATGACATCAGCAATTGAATTGTGCACACAGTGTGCGCATTTTTCCGTCTACTATTTTTCGTAAGGTACGAGGGAAATGGTTCCTGCAATGCTTTCAAGAAAATTTAAACGCTTGTTCATGCTTTTAACTCCATTCGCAAAGTAGTCTACCCTGCTGGACTATTAACCGACTGCATAATATGCGCCGAATTAACCAAGAGGTTCACAGCCTGTCAAACATACTTGCAGGAAATTGTCCTGTGTTAGGTTTAGGAGTGGGATTCTCCTTTGCCTACCCGATTACCAGCTGGCATTCCTATCAATTCATAATTGGTGCTTCTTCCTCCTGCTGCTTCTTTTTGCAAGATCCCTTTCTCAATAAGGTCGTTGATATCCCTAACTGCTGAATCTTTAGAGCACTTTGCAATCTTTGCCCATTTGGACGAGGTTAATTTCCCGTCAAAACCATCCATTAGCCTATTCAATAATTTCCTTTGTCGGTCGTTTATTGGAGTATCTATGTGCTTCCGCCAAAAATCCGCTTTGAACAGAACTTTTGAAAGTATTAAATCCGTGGACCTTAAAGCGTTGATCAAACAGTTTAAAAACCAAACCATCCAATCAGTTATATCCAAATTCCCCTTTTGCGTTTTTTCCAATATCTCATAATACTGCTTTCTTTCCAACCGGACCTGGGCAGACATACTGTAAAAACGTTGGTTACTTTTGTCAGCTTGCGCCAACAGCATATCCGTCAATGCTCTGGTAATTCTTCCATTTCCATCTTCAAAAGGGTGGATGGTTACAAACCATAAATGGGCGATTGCTGCTTTCATTACCAAGTCCATTTTACTGTTATTG harbors:
- a CDS encoding nucleoside hydrolase-like domain-containing protein; this encodes MKLKSRSISGLIVILFFASLFGCKEHEKKVLRPRVLISSDIGGTDPDDFQSMIHLLMYADQFQIEGLISSPYGEGSTKDFQNMIDLYEIDYTQLQRHSPEFPTPISLRSITKQGGKDAAPFRGYTTPTEGSEWIIKCAKKESEQPLWVLVWGGIEDLAQALHDAPEIKENIRVYWIGGPNKKWSINAYSYIAEYHPDLWMIEANSTYRGWFMDEDSPEDLKGDAFYKNYIDGRGAMGQDFIKYYDGNIKMGDTPSLVYLMNGDPNEPTGKSWGGSFEKINRSSRNVFLGGSSLEDTVAAYGTIEWRFEGPELKIREDSVVFEMEIQNQTWPGYYLGNGIYGIKYSSKKPEKGYYKSSSAIAELDGLEGNYISTFPWPGKTSSDDYQVGANWYSDKVDKALFIEDQQGAKTISKFRKEFLTDWAERWKWLTK
- a CDS encoding Fic family protein — protein: MKAFIHQKDNWPEFTWNSNDFLDLLSEARNLQGRLIGKMETLGFDLRNEALLDTLTLDVLKSSEIEGEFLDPDQVRSSIARRLGMEIAGAVDADRSVEGVVEMMLDATQRCFDPLTADRLFDWHAALFPTGRSGMYKITVADWRKDTTGPMQVVSGAMGKERVHFQAPDSNLVEKEMTRFLDWFNNSKMDLVMKAAIAHLWFVTIHPFEDGNGRITRALTDMLLAQADKSNQRFYSMSAQVRLERKQYYEILEKTQKGNLDITDWMVWFLNCLINALRSTDLILSKVLFKADFWRKHIDTPINDRQRKLLNRLMDGFDGKLTSSKWAKIAKCSKDSAVRDINDLIEKGILQKEAAGGRSTNYELIGMPAGNRVGKGESHS
- a CDS encoding site-specific integrase, with the protein product MSDSKRVKSEKQVILSLDLDNRRKKSNGLYPLKIRIYNTATQKNRYYSTGYDMDLLTYKKVFESSKPKRREREIREEVEALLLEYKAIAQDIDDFTFDTFEEKLFKPKGESQDIFYQYKMKIEELDAQKKIGTKSNYNCSLKSIKQFLSENKSRVPKRLYFSEVTPRFLKRYEQWMIDKGNSRSTVGIYLRPLRHLFNIAKPSNYPFGKDGYSIPKGRNKKKAINKEGLKILFETPPENEFQEKAKDFWFFSYLCKGMNMKDILYLKWSQVKPKCLEFIREKTKDTTDAQIVIRVPLSTVSKHVINKYGSEQKGKDDFVFPVLNHTMNEEEKFKAKQNFTRLINQHMRRFANHAGFE
- a CDS encoding helix-turn-helix domain-containing protein; translated protein: MINTFDESRNEFKPYGLTCELWSPSIMRKPDRHNEIEINYFPEIGITYLIQGNKVVVPPKKLTVFWGLIPHQIIDFTNDKPYYVCTVPFSLFLEWKLSVPFVDKLLKGDVLFEASKERSKYDEYLFKNWLADINVNEAAEVALLEIHARLRRMSIGNFSSEKKEYTSLQSNEISQVERIAIFIAQNYSDPIKVSSIGQAVGLHPDHANSIFKRTFGSTLSEYITEERISHAQRKLVATDKSITDIAFDCGFNSISRFNAAFLKINGCTPREFRKRYLLNR
- a CDS encoding polysaccharide lyase family 1 protein, encoding MKTTILLAVLSVLAFTSALSQQLAFPTAEGYGKFSKGGRGGAVYEVTNLNDSGEGSLRAAVDANGPRTIVFRVSGTIELESPLRIKNPYITIAGQTAPGDGVCLKKFPLMIDADHVIIRYIRVRLGNESGEDTDAVSSRYTKHIILDHISASWSVDETMSIYHCDSITVQWSIISESMHDSNHIKGAHGFGGIWGSNYGSYHHNLFAHHGSRNPRMASGSGFTDYRNNVVYNWGYNSTYGGENQQVNNPKYAFSTINMVANYYKPGPATETGEVRYRLANPNMRDTTSDFGKWYIAENVMMGNEKVTANNWEGGVQPQGGEENLKFVKLNEPWDAMPINQQKAEEAFELVLANAGAILPKRDEVDIRIVNETKGGSTTYEGATYKKDHSLIDPLKKSGIIDSQNDVGGWPELKSLPAPKDSDHDGMPDQWEIANGLNPSDPADRNLIKGGFTMLEDYLNSIK
- a CDS encoding IS1595 family transposase yields the protein MNIINFINRFPDESSCIEFIMHKRSQAGIICKRCKVTKHYWLANKKSFQCSCCSFRTSIKSGTVMECSNLPIRTWLLAMTFLTATKKGFSALELQRLLGQKRYEPVFRMYHKLRKVMGKRDDLYSLADMVEYDEAFVGKATKNPRKLKRGRGSQKRSIVSVMAESTVLEDLETGKSDKSCRYFKMKKIKNLEAKTAQNLVKEFIDPNSVLQTDMSTTFSDLSDCIDVHVKEISGTEKGLFNLKWVHIAISNLKKHLQTYHMISERMMQNYLDEFCYKLNRRYFGQKLFDRLIIAAIYPYWHHCG
- a CDS encoding esterase family protein — its product is MKTALLTGIFTAMGLVISSLRAREKEMVEEAPIGFDIVVGGPRGEIRTMKYFSNTTNSLRKALVYTPPGYDEKKSYPVLYLLHGIRGDEYAWFINGQANTILDNLINQGKAKPMILIFPNGRAMKNDRPLGNLFKADKIKGFKRFEKELVVDLINETESRFGVSSRAQDRAIAGACMGAGQSMNIALGNQHLFSWIGAFNSAPNFDLTNIDKSSPGNLRTNPIYISCGENDKSKRISDAISEYLLVNQIEYIYSFRKGGYGYQSWKNDLYWFAQLLFK
- a CDS encoding tyrosine-type recombinase/integrase, yielding MSTYWARHSFATMAIRKNASIEYVGESLGHSDIRTTKSYIDSIMDEESDQKMIDGMMDFD
- a CDS encoding DUF1593 domain-containing protein, which encodes MKKSILALFFASIISCYAFAQQDQKKAIPKPRIVVLTDVSTWETDDSESLVRLLVHADLYEIEGLIFTTGWSLDKTRDDFMDLIHDAIDAYEKDLPNLMKRSNQQGFLADESNQSIGYWPSPDYLRSITVFGSKNRGQQFIGADNNSEGSELIIELADESDQRPLWITVWGGGNTLAQAIWKVQQTRSESELRTFLQKIPTYAITDQDRDQKTDFAISSHQWMRREFSDDLLFIWDESAWKYQNGTGKSNWEKYEVDIQSHGNLGKVYPKYKYGVEGDTPAFLHLMPNGLNDPMVPSQVGWGGYFEKGISEDQETQAFTNFQAPEVDISRKYESYFYPAIYNNFAARMDWASEGKGNRNPIVVINKMEGIELLRVKAKKRQTINLDASRSYDPEGDELSFKWWIIPEASTYKGEIKIQNSDSNHIKIDLPSDSSGKTTHIICEVTDNGSPKLTSYKRIIVEVK